GTTGACTGGTGGATGCAGTTAGCAGCCTCTAAAGAGATTCCGCTCTCAATCCATTTCTGAGGGACCTGCTGTGGGTGAACATTCCTGTTCTAACCCATCACTAACACATCGCAGCTACTGTACCATTGAAAAATATAACAACCGAAAATGTATCCACACAAATATACCACTTTATCTTAAAATGATGCCCTACGTAATTAAACTAACCTGACCATTGTTTCAAAGCCAACTCCCTGAATGCCAGTGATAGCTAACGGTAGTTTTCCACCTCAAAGTTCCACCTCAAAGTTGTTATCCTTTTGATACAACCACCCATCTCTAAGAGGACCATTGATGATACAACATGTCTCAACATGTCTCAACATGTCTCAACATGTCTCAACGTACACCATAAGCAAGTATTTGGGAGGCTCTAGGCAGTGgtcgagtggtgcagtggtctaagacgctgcatctcagtgcaagaggcgtcactgcagtccctggtttgaatccaggctgaatcacatctggccgtgactGGGTGTCCcgtagggcagcgcacaattggcccagtgttgtctgggtttggccggggtaggcagtcattgtaaataggaatttgttcttaacttacttgcctagttaaataaaggttaaataaaaatgactGTGTGTATGGAGGGTGTTCATGTTGGAAACTTGCCAGAGGACAAACAACCTTGTCAGGTCTCTTGAGCCTTGTGGTCCCAATGCCAGCCCCCTGAGCtggcacccccctctctctgggtACAGGGGCTTCACAGgatatgtttgtttgtgtgtgtgtcagggtgagGTTGGAGGGTCTGGCACCAGGCCCTGTCCTCTTGTCTCAGGAGGTCTGTTGgtgtggctggctgactgtcccAGGGTGGCAGACTTGTGTGTGGTAAGAGGGGGGAACATATGTAGATGGAAGGGGTGCTTTCGAGGATGCATTGTACTAATCCCACTCATTTAcagtttgttcctctctctctacacacacgcCGAAAATCAAATATTGTCGCTGTCTGATGTAAACCCTGTAACaaagcattttttattttatttattgaagGCAGGGACTCACCTCAATGTACTCTAAACATTTCATGACTCTAGAAACAAGAAAATGTATTCAACATAGCTTCTGAAGTTTCATAATTATATGTTCATTGAAGGGAAAATATGGTATTTTTCTCAATTTCTATTTTGGAGATAGGAGGTTTTCATCAGACAGCGATGATATAATAAGTCTCTTCCATTTATTGTAAAGGCTGTATGGACAGTTGTGCTACCCAACGACCGCCCACCTCTTGTGAGGCAGATAGAGTAGGTGAGGCCCCTGCCTCTCATTTCAGAGCCAGGCCTGTGGATGTATCGATCCAGCCAgaggtagctagctagccccgGTCCTGGGAGACAGAagtgagggagaaaaagagggaaggaaggaggaaaggaggactACAGCTATTCAAGCTAACTCGTTATGTCCAGGGCTTATTGGAAAACAGTCCCACTGCAGCTCAGCACCGAAATGAGTTATTGATTTCTCCCACCAGCTCAGGGACCTCCAACTCCCTTCTGCTGATTCCTACTCTTTTTCatttgtccctccctccctccccctctctctctctctcccccactctttccctgttctacccccctctctctctctctctctcctctctctctctctctctctctctctctctctctctctctctctctctctctctctctctctctctctctcctctctctctctatccctcctctctctctctctctctctctctctctctctctctctctctctctctctctctctctctctctctctctctctctctctctctctctctctctatccctctctctctccctatccctcctctctgtctctatccctcctctctgtctctatccctcctctctctctctatccctccgctctgtctctatccctcctctctctatccctcctctctctctctatccctccgctctgtctctatccctcctctctctatccctcctctctgtctatccctcctctctctctctatccctccgcTCTGTCCCTATCcctcgtttctctctctatccctcctctctgactcccTACACCCTTTCCCtgttctatccctcctctctctctatccctcctctctctctatccctcctctctctctctatccctcatctctgtctctatccctcctctctctctctatccctcctctctctctctctatccctcctctctgtctctatccctcctctctctctctatccctccgctctgtctctatccctcgtttctctctctatccctcctctctgtctccctacaccCTTTCCCtgttctatccctcctctctctctatccctcctctctctctatccctcctctctctctctatccctcctctctctctctatccctcctctctgtctccccacacCCTTTTCCCtgttctatccctcctctctctctctatccctcctctctctctctatccctcatctctctctctgtccctcctctctctctatccctcctctctgtctctatccctcctctctctctctatccctcctctctgtctccccacacCCTTTCCCtgttctatccctcctctctgtctctatccctcctctctgtctctatccctcctctctctctctatccctctctctctctctctctctctctctctctctctctctctctctctctctctctctctctctctttctctctctctctttctctctctctctctctatccctcctctctctctctatccatcccctctctctctctctctctctctctctctctctctctctctctctctctctctctctctctctctctctctctctctctctctctctctctctctctgtctctctctctatctctctctctctctatccctcctctctctctatccctcctctctgtctctatccctcctctctctctctatccctccgctctgtctctatccctcgtttctctctctatccctcctctctgtctccctacaccCTTTCCCtgttctatccctcctctctctctatccctcctctctctatccctcctctctgtctctatccctcctctctctctctatccctccgctctgtctctatccctcctctctctctctatccctcctctctgtctccccacaccctttccctgtctctatccctcctctctgtctctatccctcctctctctctctatccctcctctctgtctctatccctcctctctctctctatccctcctctctgtctccccacacCCTTTCCCtgttctatccctcctctctgtctctatccctcctctctctctctatccctcccctctgtctccccacacCCTTTCCCtgttctatccctcctctctctctatccctcctctctctctctatccctcctctctgtctctatccctcctctctctctctatccctccgctctgtctctatccctcatttctctctctatccctcctctctgtctccctacaccCTTTCCCtgttctatccctcctctctctctatccctcctctctctctctatccctcctctctgtctctatccctcctctctctctctatccctcctctctgtctccctacaccCTTTCCCtgttctatccctcctctctctctatccctcctctctctctatccctcctctctctctctatccctcatctctgtctctatccctcctctctctctatccctcctctctgtctctatccctcctctctctctctatccctcctctctgtctccccacacCCTTTTCACtgttctatccctcctctctctctctatccctcctctctctctctatccctcatctctctctctgtccctcctctctctctatccctcctctctgtctctatccctcctctctctctctatccctcctctctgtctccccacacCCTTTCCCtgttctatccctcctctctttctctatccctcctctctctatatccctcctctctctctctatacctcctctctgtctctatccctcctctctgtctctatccctcctctctctctctatccctcctctctctctatccctcctcctctctctctctatccctcctctctgtctctatccctcctctctctctatccctcctctctgtctctatccctcctctctctctctatccctcctctctgtctctatccctcctctctctctctatccctcctctctgtctctatccctcctctctctctctatccctcctctctgtctccccacacCCTTTCCCTGTTCTATCCCTCCTCaatgtctctatccctcctctctctctctatccctcccctctgtctccccacacCCTTTCCCTgttctatccctcccctctctatccctctatccctctctagcTCTCATTCCACCTGTCACTCTTCCTCTTAATTCCCTTTCTCCCTTCCTGCTCCTTCTacctatccttccctcccctcccctcctcttccctcatccctcctcccttccccctcttttCTTTTCTCGTATTCCGTCTGTCACTCTGCCGCTCTCATCCTTTCGCTCTTTCACTTCCTCCTTTCAGCTGCATCAATTCTATAGCCACCCACAAACAGCTGCTGTAACTCAAAGAGGCTGGTGGGGCTGGTGGGTCCGGTCGAGCCCATGGGGCCGGTGGGGTTGGTGGGGCTGGTGGGGCCGGTGAGTCCGATGGAGCTCTTGGGCTGGTAGGGCTGATGAGGCCGGTGGAGCTGGGGGGGCTGTGGGGCTGGGGGGCTGGGGGGCTGTGGGGCTGGTGGGGCTGATAAGGCTGGTGGGGCTGTGGGGCTGGTGGGGCTGATAGAGCTGTGGGGCTGGTGGGGCTGATAGGGCTGGTGGGGCTGTGGGGTTGGGGGGCTGTGGGGCTAGTGGGGCTGATAGACCTGGGGGCTGTGGGGCTGGTGGGGCTGTGGGGCTGGTGGGGCTGATAGGGCTGGTGGGGCTGTGGGGCTGATAGGGCTGGTGGGGCTGGGGGGCTGTGGGGCTGGGGTGGGCTAATAGGGCTGGTGGGGCTGTGGGGCTGGGTTCTGTTGGGACTGTGGGGTCAGTGGGGCCTGGGGGACTGGTGGGACTGCGGGGCTGGTAGGGCTGGTGGGGCTGATGGGGCCGGTGGGGCCTGGGGGGCTGTGGGGCTGGTGGGACTGCGGGGCTGTGGGGCTGGTAGGGCTGATAGGGCTGGTGGGGCTGTGGGGCTGGTAAGGGCTGTGGGGCTGGTAAGGGCTGTGGGGCTGGTGGGGCTGTGGGGCTGGTAGGGCTGGTGGGGCTGTGGGGCCGGTAGGGCTGATAGGGCCGGTAAGGGCTGTGGGGCTGGTAAGGGCTGTGGGGCTGGTGGGGCTGTGGGGCTGGTAGGGCTGATAGGGCCGGTAAGGGCTGTGGGGCTGATAGGGCTGTGGGGCTGGTAGGGCTGATAGGGCCGTTAAGGGCTGTGGAGCTGTTAGGGCTGATAGGGTCGGTAAGGGCTGATAGGGCTGGTGGGGCTGGTAAGGGCTGTGGGGCTGGTATGGCTGTGGTGCTGATAGGGCTGTGGGGCTGGTAGGGCTGATAGGGCCGGTAAGGGCTGTGGGGCTGGTAAGGGCTGAATGGGCCGGTAAGGGCTGATAGGCCTGGTGGGGCTGGTAAGGGCTGTGGGGCTGGTGGTGCTGTGGGGCTGGTCAGGGCTGGTAAGGGCTGTGGGGCTGGTAAGGGCTGTGGGGCTGGTATGGCTGTGGTGCTGATAGGGCTGTGGGTCTGGTAGGGCTGATAGGGCCGGTAAGGGCTGATAGGGCTGGTGGGGCTGGTAAGGGCTGTGGGGCTGGTGGTGCTGTGGGGCTGGTCAGGGCTGGTAAGGGCTGTGGGGATGGTAAGGGCTGTGGGGCTGGTAAGGGCTGCGGGGTTGGTGGGGCTGGTAAGGGCTGGTAAGGGCTGTGGGGCTGGTAAGGGCTGTGGGGCTGGTAAGGGCTGCGGGGTTGGTGGGGCTGTGGGGCTGGTAAGGGCTGGTAAGAGCTGTGGGGCTGGTAAGGGCTGTGGGGCTGGTAAGGGCTGTGGGGTTGGTGGGGCTGTGGGGCTGGTAAGGGCTGTGGGGCTGGTAAGGGCTG
The sequence above is drawn from the Oncorhynchus gorbuscha isolate QuinsamMale2020 ecotype Even-year linkage group LG11, OgorEven_v1.0, whole genome shotgun sequence genome and encodes:
- the LOC124047724 gene encoding vegetative cell wall protein gp1-like; protein product: MSASALPDLSPPLPLVPCPQSYLPSVLTGHSCPALSPPLPSSLPSVLPALRPHWPRLPCPQSSLASGTLPSVLPALSPPLPLVPCPLSYLPSVLTGHYCPALSPPLPLVPCPPSYLPSILTGHSCPALSPPLPKTHSPISPTALTGPNSPTAFNSPTALTSPTALTSPTALTSPTAPPTPQPLPAPQPLPAPQLLPALTSPTAPPTPQPLPAPQPLPAPQPLPALTSPTNPAALTSPTALTIPTALTSPDQPHSTTSPTALTSPTSPISPYRPYQPYQTHSPISTTAIPAPQPLPAPQPLPALTSPTAPPAPQPLPAPPGLSALTGPFSPYQPHSPYRPYQPYQPHSPISTTAIPAPQPLPAPPALSALTDPISPNSSTALNGPISPTSPTALSAPQPLPALSALPAPQPHQPHSPYQPHSPYRPYQPYRPHSPTSPTSPTAPPAPQPLPAPQPLPAPQPHQPYQPYQPHSPAVPPAPQPPRPHRPHQPHQPYQPRSPTSPPGPTDPTVPTEPSPTAPPALLAHPSPTAPQPHQPYQPHSPTSPISPTSPTAPPAPQPPGLSAPLAPQPPNPTAPPALSAPPAPQLYQPHQPHSPTSLISPTSPTAPQPPSPTAPPAPPASSALPAQELHRTHRPHQPHQPHRPHGLDRTHQPHQPL